From Tripterygium wilfordii isolate XIE 37 chromosome 16, ASM1340144v1, whole genome shotgun sequence, one genomic window encodes:
- the LOC119981324 gene encoding mitogen-activated protein kinase homolog MMK1-like isoform X1: MEGQPADTEMAEQQPPVMGGGVENIPAILTHGGRFIQYNIFGNVFEVTAKYKPPILPIGKGAYGIVCSILNSETNEHVAIKKIANSFDNTIDAKRTLREIKLLRHLDHENVVAIRDIIPPSQRESFNDVYIAYELMDTDLHQIIRSNQALSEEHCQYFLYQILRGLKYIHSANVLHRDLKPSNLLLNANCDLKICDFGLARVTSETDFMTEYVVTRWYRPPELLLNSSDYTAAIDVWSVGCIFMELMDRKPLFPGRDHAHQLRLLMELIGTPSEAELEFLNDSAKMYIRQHPPCCRQSLTERFPNVDPAAIDLVEKMLTFDPRQRITVEDALAHPYLTSLHDISDEPVCMTPFSFDFEQHALTEEQMKELIYREALAFNPEHQHL; this comes from the exons ATGGAGGGTCAGCCTGCAGACACAGAGATGGCCGAGCAGCAGCCGCCGGTGATGGGGGGAGGAGTCGAAAACATTCCGGCGATACTGACCCACGGAGGGAGGTTCATACAGTATAACATCTTCGGGAACGTATTCGAGGTCACCGCTAAATACAAGCCCCCTATCCTGCCTATCGGCAAGGGCGCTTACGGTATTGTTTG TTCGATTTTGAATTCAGAGACAAATGAACATGTAGCAATAAAGAAGATAGCAAATTCATTTGACAACACAATTGACGCAAAGAGGACTCTTCGTGAAATCAAGTTGCTTCGACATTTGGATCATGAAAAC GTTGTTGCAATCAGGGATATAATTCCACCATCTCAGAGAGAATCATTTAATGATGTTTATATTGCATATGAGCTAATGGACACCGATCTGCATCAGATAATTCGTTCTAATCAAGCATTGTCAGAGGAGCACTGCCAG TATTTCCTGTATCAGATTCTTCGTGGCTTGAAATACATACATTCAGCAAATGTTTTACACAGAGACCTAAAGCCTAGCAATCTTCTCCTGAATGCCAATTGTGACTTAAAGATATGTGACTTTGGACTGGCACGTGTTACATCAGAAACTGATTTTATGACAGAATATGTGGTTACGCGATGGTACCGGCCACCAGAACTGCTATTGAACTCCTCTGATTATACTGCAGCTATTGATGTTTGGTCAGTGGGTTGTATTTTCATGGAGTTGATGGATCGGAAACCTCTTTTTCCAGGCAGAGATCATGCACACCAGCTACGTCTACTTATGGAG CTGATTGGCACCCCATCAGAGGCAGAGCTAGAGTTTTTGAATGACAGTGCTAAAATGTATATTCGACAACATCCTCCGTGTTGTCGACAATCGCTAACTGAAAGGTTTCCCAATGTCGACCCAGCTGCTATTGATCTCGTCGAAAAGATGTTAACATTTGATCCTAGACAGAGGATTACGG TTGAAGACGCGCTTGCTCATCCCTACCTAACATCACTGCATGACATCAGCGATGAACCTGTCTGCATGACTCCCTTCAGCTTCGACTTCGAACAGCATGCCCTGACCGAGGAACAGATGAAGGAGCTGATCTATCGGGAGGCCCTTGCATTTAACCCCGAGCATCAGCACCTGTAA
- the LOC119981324 gene encoding mitogen-activated protein kinase homolog MMK1-like isoform X2, translating to MEGQPADTEMAEQQPPVMGGGVENIPAILTHGGRFIQYNIFGNVFEVTAKYKPPILPIGKGAYGIVCSILNSETNEHVAIKKIANSFDNTIDAKRTLREIKLLRHLDHENVVAIRDIIPPSQRESFNDVYIAYELMDTDLHQIIRSNQALSEEHCQYFLYQILRGLKYIHSANVLHRDLKPSNLLLNANCDLKICDFGLARVTSETDFMTEYVVTRWYRPPELLLNSSDYTAAIDVWSVGCIFMELMDRKPLFPGRDHAHQLRLLMELKTRLLIPT from the exons ATGGAGGGTCAGCCTGCAGACACAGAGATGGCCGAGCAGCAGCCGCCGGTGATGGGGGGAGGAGTCGAAAACATTCCGGCGATACTGACCCACGGAGGGAGGTTCATACAGTATAACATCTTCGGGAACGTATTCGAGGTCACCGCTAAATACAAGCCCCCTATCCTGCCTATCGGCAAGGGCGCTTACGGTATTGTTTG TTCGATTTTGAATTCAGAGACAAATGAACATGTAGCAATAAAGAAGATAGCAAATTCATTTGACAACACAATTGACGCAAAGAGGACTCTTCGTGAAATCAAGTTGCTTCGACATTTGGATCATGAAAAC GTTGTTGCAATCAGGGATATAATTCCACCATCTCAGAGAGAATCATTTAATGATGTTTATATTGCATATGAGCTAATGGACACCGATCTGCATCAGATAATTCGTTCTAATCAAGCATTGTCAGAGGAGCACTGCCAG TATTTCCTGTATCAGATTCTTCGTGGCTTGAAATACATACATTCAGCAAATGTTTTACACAGAGACCTAAAGCCTAGCAATCTTCTCCTGAATGCCAATTGTGACTTAAAGATATGTGACTTTGGACTGGCACGTGTTACATCAGAAACTGATTTTATGACAGAATATGTGGTTACGCGATGGTACCGGCCACCAGAACTGCTATTGAACTCCTCTGATTATACTGCAGCTATTGATGTTTGGTCAGTGGGTTGTATTTTCATGGAGTTGATGGATCGGAAACCTCTTTTTCCAGGCAGAGATCATGCACACCAGCTACGTCTACTTATGGAG TTGAAGACGCGCTTGCTCATCCCTACCTAA